DNA from Paludisphaera mucosa:
CCCTCGCCGTTAAGGCGGGGGGTGGGTTGGAACAAGGCTTCCTCGAAAATCACGGCCCACGGGCCGAGAGGTCCCCTCGCCGTTAAGGCGGGGGGTGGGTTGGAACGACATGAAGGTCGACTGGCGGTTCATCCGCTTCGCGGTCCCCTCGCCGTTAAGGCGGGGGGTGGGTTGGAACCGGTTCATGAACACGTACTGGGACAACCGAAGAGGTCCCCTCGCCGTTAAGGCGGGGGGTGGGTTGGAACGCGGAACCAGCGGACGACGTCCTCGCGATCCACGGTCCCCTCGCCGTTAAGGCGGGGGGTGGGTTGGAACCACGTCTCGGGCGCTTCGAACTTGAGATGCCATCGGTCCCCTCGCCGTTAAGGCGGGGGGTGGGTTGGAACGTCAAGGCTCTGGCGGATTCACTTCACGAAGACTGGTCCCCTCGCCGTTAAGGCGGGGGGTGGGTTGGAACCAGATCGAGGGCGAGGGCAAGCTCAGGGACGCCACGGTCCCCTCGCCGTTAAGGCGGGGGGTGGGTTGGAACCAGGCCGATCAGATGATCAAGACGTTGCAGGACAGGTCCCCTCGCCGTTAAGGCGGGGGGTGGGTTGGAACTCGAATTGGATGAAATAGTCGGCGATGATCCGCGAAGGTCCCCTCGCCGTTAAGGCGGGGGGTGGGTTGGAACATCCTCCAGAGGCTCGCCACCAAGCTCAACGTCGTGGGTCCCCTCGCCGTTAAGGCGGGGGGTGGGTTGGAACCGGGATTCGAAACGAAGGCGGGGGAAGCCGAAGGTCCCCTCGCCGTTAAGGCGGGGGGTGGGTTGGAACGCGTTCGCCGCCACCGAGGTGGTGTGGAGCCTGGGGTCCCCTCGCCGTTAAGGCGGGGGGTGGGTTGGAACAACGAAGCTTCGTACAGACATGTCTGCACGCGAGAGGGTCCCCTCGCCGTTAAGGCGGGGGGTGGGTTGGAACCAGGTGAAGTTGCCGGCTCCGGTGCCGAACGTCGAGGTCCCCTCGCCGTTAAGGCGGGGGGTGGGTTGGAACCCGTACGCGGTGATCACCCTGCCCGAGGCCGTCGGTCCCCTCGCCGTTAAGGCGGGGGGTGGGTTGGAACATGGGCAAGGCTCGTCCTGTTCGACGCCGCGAAGGGTCCCCTCGCCGTTAAGGCGGGGGGTGGGTTGGAACGCGTCCTCATCACTTCGCGGCCTCCTGGATCTCGGGGTCCCCTCGCCGTTAAGGCGGGGGGTGGGTTGGAACCAGAACTGCTCGTCCTGGGCCTGGCGGGCGGCGGGTCCCCTCGCCGTTAAGGCGGGGGGTGGGTTGGAACTCGGTCGGCTCGACCAACGGCCAGCTCGAGCTGAGGTCCCCTCGCCGTTAAGGCGGGGGGTGGGTTGGAACCTCTTGCGGGCGGCCGACCGCCTCGCCGAGCTTGGTCCCCTCGCCGTTAAGGCGGGGGGTGGGTTGGAACTGGCCGCGTCCGAGTACCCGTTCTGATCGCCCGGTCCCCTCGCCGTTAAGGCGGGGGGTGGGTTGGAGCCACGGCGCCCGGCTCGACGCGGCGCGGGCCCATCGGTCCCCTCGCCGTTAAGGCGGGGGGTGGGTTGGAACGGCACGGTCGTGGCGCAGCCGATCCTCAAGGCGTACGAGGTCCCCTCGCCGTTAAGGCGGGGGGTGGGTTGGAACGCGACCTGCTGCCACTACGCTTGAGCGCAAGAAAGGGTCCCCTCGCCGTTAAGGCGGGGGGTGGGTTGGAACGGCCGACTTCTGCCGCTCGGCGACGGTCTGGCCGGGTCCCCTCGCCGTTAAGGCGAGGGGTGGGTTGGAACTTCCTTCGCCTCGCCATGCCGATCACCTCCCGGGCGGTCCCCTCGCCGATAAGGCGGGGGGATGTACAACATAGCGAGGCTCCATTTGAATGACGTCATTCAAAAGGAGATTGAGTCAAGCGAGAGCTGAATCGGCTTGTGCGGTACGACAAGACGGAGAGGCGCCCGGTGGAACGCGCATCGAGAAGGCCGTCGAATGAGCGGTCGCCGGCCGCGTAGCGACCCCGGTCGGCCGGTTCCACCGTGAGCACATGCAACGTCGCCGTCGACTCCACCACGAAGTCGGTTCAAATCGCCGCCGCCTCGGCTGGAACGTGCTCGAGTTCCGGAACTCGCTCGAGTAACGCCGTATCGGGGCCGGCGGCCTGGATCGGGGATCGACCGCGACGCGCCAAGGTCGCTGGGGTGTGACGGCTATTCCAGGGCGATCGGCAGGTAGCCCGAATGTGGTAGCCGGCCTATCAACCTGGTGGCTGGCACTTGATGAGCGCCGCGCCGGACCGGAATTGATGCCGCCCTGCCCAACCTCGAGCCCCTCGATGGCCCATGCATGGCGACGGCTACGCGGGCGTCACGGGCGATGGAACCTCTACGCGATCCGGGCCAGTCGAGGCCTTGCGTCGGCTGAATTCCCGTCGAAGACGCGTCATACATCCCCGAGGGTTGCATAGCCGTTGCCCACCCGGCGGGCCGGTCCCGCCTTTACCTCGACGGCGGGTCTGCCGCTACGAGGCGATCGACCACATCTGCCCACCCGGCGGGCCGGTCCCGCCTTTACCTCGACCCCACGGGGAGGCTGAACCCTCTTCTAAACCGTGTCGAGGGAGTCCAAGCTCCGCTACCCGGCGGCGGTCGCGCCAACCTGCCGAAGGCGCGGTACGCCCAAGTCGGTGCAAGGCTACGACAATCTCTACTCCGGCGAAGCAGCCGGGTCTCTGGTACAGCCCAAAACCGAGGGCTGCCTGACGGCCGACCTTGAACCCGTCGGCGGCCCTGCGTTAGGCCCGTTCGCCCGCTTCGGCGAGGCGCAGCAGTCCGAGGCGCCCTGGCTCGAGGCGCACCGGCTCACACCCCGACCCTTACTTATCCCGGCAACCGCGAGCAACGCGACGCACCAAATTCACGCATCCCCGACCCGCCCCGTCGCCGCGCGCGACTCCGAGGCCGCCGGGCGTCCCGGACGGCCCGGTCCGCCCCCCGCCCGAGAGGAGCAACTCGTGACCTCGTCCCGACTCGAACGATCCGTCGCCCGCCGCACCGGCGATCCGCTCGCCGTGATCCGCCGCCTCGGCTTCCAGGCCCGCTCCGGCCGCCCCGACGACTTGGAGGCTGAGGACCTCCACCTGGCCGTCGCCTGCCCGTTCTGCGGCTCGAACGTCCCCGTGCCGTCCGCCCCCTGCGGCCCGCCCGCGCTGGCCGGCTGCGGCAATTGCGACGTCGAGTTCGACGTCGCCCCCGACGACCTCTTCGCCGCCGCACCGGGGATGGGGATGCGGCCTCACCGCCGCGTCTTCACGGCGTAGCCCGTCGACGACCGCGCGCCCGCGGACGTCGTCGAGCCACGTCGATCCCGAACCGACCCGAATCATGGAGCCGCCCCTTGATCGTCGTCCGCCGCCTGCCGTCCGTTTTCCGCAGGCAGCTCCCGAGCGTCATGCACGGGTGGTCTTCTCCTCCCATCGTCTCCCAAGACGACCCGATCGCCGAGACGCAAGCAAGTCCCGATCCAGGAGGTAGTCGCCCTTGAACGCCCGCAACAAGCTGAACGTCGCTTACTTCAACGGCTGCTTGCTCGTCGCCGCCTTCGTCGGCGCCGCCGCCGGGAGCTGGGCCGTCTTCCTGCTGGCCGTCGCGGGCCTCGCGGCGGCCGGAGTGGTCGGCGGCGACATCCGCCTCAAACCCAGAGGCCGGTAAATCCCGGTGCTCGTCCCCGGCCACGCCCACGGTCGTGGCCGGGGACGCCGACCTCCTTTTAGCCGTCGACGCCGCGCGCGATCGCATCCCATGGCTGGCCAGGGTTGAAGCCTGCCGAACTGCTCATGCTCCTGGGCGTAAGCAACTCCGAGACGAGCGTTCTCCGATGGTGTTTCTGGGCTCCGTGGTCCGGGCCTCGATCGAGCAGTGCTACAAATCCCGTGCTACGCCTCGAGACGGTGATTCACGAGATCGACCGCCCAACCTGCTTGAGGTCGGCGAACAAGGCCCTTCGGCCCCGACTCCGTCCCGGAGGTTTCGGCACGCGACGTCATTTGCGACGCCGATCGATCGTGGATGGGGGAGTCGAGGTCGGGCTCAAGGCCGCCGTCGAGTTCGGCGACCCGAGGTCACGGCAACTCGGCCCGAGCCCCGAAAATCCCACCGGTGGGAAGCGAATGGCAGACGCCCCACGGGTCGAGCTCGATCCGTGGGGCGTCGCGTGGGCCGGCTTTCTACGGATTCTGGAGCGGGCGGCCCCGAATCACTTGATGGAACTGCGCAGCGACTTCGCCTGCTCTTCGAGCCTGCCGGCCTCGTCGCCGCGGCCCAGCTTCCGCAGGACGGCGGCGTAGTCGTCGAGGGCCGTCGCGAGCTCGCGGGGATCGGAGGAGGCCTTCTCCAGAATGGCGACGGCTCGCTTGCAGCAGGCCTCCGCTTCGTCCTGATGGTCTTGCGCCAGGCAGACGCGGCCCAACTCGCCGGCGCAGCGTGCGACGTGAGGATGGTCCTTCCCCAGGTCGGCTTCATACACGGCCAGGGCCTTCTTCAGAAGGACCTCGGCCTCGGCGGGCTTCCCCTGCGAGGCGTACAGCCAGCCGAGGGCCTCGAGCGACGTCGCGACGTCGGGATGGCCGGCGCCGAGCGCCCCCTCGCGGATCGTCAACGATTTCTTCAGTAGCGGCTCTGCCTCCGCATACTTCTTCTGGTCGATGTAGAGCAGGCCGAGGTTGTGGAGGGTCGCGGTAACGTCGATCGAGGTCCCGTCGTTGATCTTCGCGTTCGAGCGGATGGCCAGGGCTCGCTTGTAGAGCGCCTCGGCCTCGTCGAGCTTCCCGAGCGCATGGTCTACGGCGGCCAGGTTGTCGATCGCGGCGGCGACGCCCGCGCCTTCGGGGCTTTCGGCCTTCTCGGCGGCGGCGAGGCAACGGACGTAGAGCGGCTGCGCCTCGGCGGCCTTGCCGGCTGCATCATAGACGGCCGCCAGTGTGTTCAGGCCGTCGGCGAGGGTGGCCGAGTCGACGCCGGGCGTCTTCTCGCGGATTGCCAGGGCCTCCTTGGCGAGCGGCTCGGCCTCCTCGCATCGACCTTCGGCGCAATAGACCCAGGCGAGATGGTCGAGGGTGACCGCGAGCCGCGGATCCCCGGCGCCGAACGCCCGGGCTTGCTTCTCGGCCGACTTCAAGAGGCCCTCGGCCTCCTCGATGCGGCCCTCCTTGTAGGCTTTCCAGCCGGCGTCCTGATCGGTCTTCCAGTCCGCGGCGCGAGCCGGGCCGGCGGAATAAACGCAGGCGCCGAGCACGGCGGCCGCGAACCAGGAATGTCTCGTTCGCATCTTTCCGATCCCCTTGTGAGCATGGATTGCCGTGAGGCGTATCTAGTCGAATCCGGGTCCGGTCCGACCCGGGGCGGCGTCTGCGTCAGCTCCGGGAACGGAGCCAGGGCCGGTGCGAGGGCACCCGGTTGCCCGTCGCCCAGTTGCGGGCGCCCGGGCCCACGCTCCGGGATCCGGAGGAAGTCGCGGCTCGCGTCTGGGTGGGGACGGTCAGCCGCGGCGCGGCGACGGGGGCGGCCGCAACTCCAGGGGCGGCGTAATAATTGAGGCCTTGGGGCCCGAAGCCGAAGACGAAGGGGGCCGACGCGGCCTGAGCCAGCGCCGCCGAAACGCCGAGCGGCCCGATGGCGATGGCGAAGAGGGCCGTCGCGGCCAGGGCGAGACTCGGGACGATTCGCTTGACGAACGATGATCGCAACATGGAACGCCTCACATCAACGACTCCTTCGGGATCGACCTTCATGGAACGCCGAGCCGAGGCGCGATCCCGGCGCGACTCGACACGATTCGGGACGTTTCGTCCAATCCCCCGCCCCACGGTGGGACGCTATCTGCTCGCGGATGTGCCCCCTGCGGCGGCGAGCGCGCCAGCCTGGCAGGGAGAGGATTCGCAGTTACGGAAACCACGCCGCACGATCACGATGGGTGCGCGGGACTTCGTCGCCGACTCGCACGAACAAGC
Protein-coding regions in this window:
- a CDS encoding tetratricopeptide repeat protein, which gives rise to MRTRHSWFAAAVLGACVYSAGPARAADWKTDQDAGWKAYKEGRIEEAEGLLKSAEKQARAFGAGDPRLAVTLDHLAWVYCAEGRCEEAEPLAKEALAIREKTPGVDSATLADGLNTLAAVYDAAGKAAEAQPLYVRCLAAAEKAESPEGAGVAAAIDNLAAVDHALGKLDEAEALYKRALAIRSNAKINDGTSIDVTATLHNLGLLYIDQKKYAEAEPLLKKSLTIREGALGAGHPDVATSLEALGWLYASQGKPAEAEVLLKKALAVYEADLGKDHPHVARCAGELGRVCLAQDHQDEAEACCKRAVAILEKASSDPRELATALDDYAAVLRKLGRGDEAGRLEEQAKSLRSSIK